The Candidatus Binatia bacterium genomic sequence CTGCATCAAGGACAAATTTTAGATATATCAGATCTCACTAGTGTCCGGTTAAAAGGTGAACAAATTCAATTGATTGTCGGTTGGTGGTGGATCTGTTTGGGATCGAGTGGGCTGCAAGGCGCATGAAAGCTGGTTTTTCTCGAAAACCGAGACCGACAAGATCTGTAGCAATGTGTAGAGCGAGGCATCGAGGTGAAGCTCCTTCTTGACGATGGCAATCAGCACGTAGGTGGAGACGGCGCACCAGATTTGCGTCTTCACGGCGTTCTCGCTTGTGCCCAAGAATCGCTTGATGCGCAGATGCTGCTTGATCCACTTGAAGAACAGCTCGACCTGCCAGCGACTCTTGTACAGGGCGGCGATCGTCAACGCGGGCAACGTCGTGTTGTTGGTCAGGAAGACGAGCGTCTTGCCCGACTCGGGGTCGTTGAAGCGCACCCGCCGCAGGTGCTCCGGATAGTCCTTGCGGGAGTAGTGCCCATTGAGCGCAATCATCTGATCGCAGATCACGCCCGTGTCGCGGTCGGTGGGGGCCGAGTACACCCGTCTGGCGTTGAGGTTGCGCTTGCCCCGCGTGACAAAGAAGGCGGCGGCCTGGTGCAGCCGGAAGAGCCTGCGGAAGTCCACATAGCCTCTGTCCATCACGTAGAAGGCGCCCGCCTCGATGGACAGGATGTCGAGCACGTTGACGTCGTGCACCTTGCCGTTGCTGATGTGGATGAATGCCGGGATGGCGCCACGCAAGTCCAGCAACGTGTGCAGCTTGATGGCCGCCTTCGTCGAGCGAAACGGCGCCCACTCGAACAAGCTCAGACACAGATCGATGGTGGTGGCGTCCAAGGCATAAATGCTGGCGTCGAGTGCCAGCACCGACGGGTCGTTGGCGTACAGCGCGCGCACGATCAAGCGCTGAGCCAGCGCGTGATAGATGCGCCAGTCGCGAAGGTTGAGTGCATCGGCCAACGTAGAGCGAGCAGGCGATCCCTTCAGCCCCATGTGAAACAGCTTGGATTGATTGGCCGCAAGACAGGTTTCGATGTCGCGTAAGGACTCCCGCCACGTCAACGAAATTCAAATCGCGGACACCCATAAATCGCTCAGCACCCGTGTCGGCATTGGCTTTGCGGCCGGATGGCTTCAATTGAACCGGACACTAGTGACCCCTTCTCCTTTCTGCGAGCCTGTACCGGCGAAGCCTAAAACCCGAACGCGATGCCGACGAGCACCGTCTGCGCGTCGTTCTCGTATGCGCGCGCCGGAAGGAAATTGGTTACCGTGGCGAGACTCTTACCGCTGTCGGTGCGCGTGTACTCATACGCGAGCTGGAAGACGACCAGCGGCACGGGGCGATACGCGAGGCCGACGCTGATGCGGTCAACGCGGCGGTTGCTGGTCGTGACGGCTTTGCCAATGTCGATCTCTTCGATGAGATCGTCGAGCCACGCCTGCTCGGGGCGTAGCACCGCAATGAGCTGTGGATTGCTGAAGCTGCGGCCGAGAAACGTCTCGTTCAAGAACGCCGGCCAGAAGCGATAGCGCGCTTCGACCCAGTATCCATACCTGTTGCGTGCGAGATTCGCGAGCGTAAACGCGGCCGTGCTGGCTTCGGGAGCCATCGCGTGCACGGTGTCGGCCAGCTCCTTCGCGACTGTGTGCGTCCCATCAAAGCGCGTGAGAACGAACTCGCCTTCCAGCTCGAACGGTCCGCGACCGGTGCGCCCGTCGGCGCTCAACGCCCACAAGTCCTGCTTGCCGAGAAAGTCGGGCGTGTACTGGCCATAGTACCATGAGCCGGCCAACTCGTGACCCAGTGCAGGGCTGTAGGCGACGCGCCCGGCGATGGCTTTCGAGTCCTTCACGTCGGAGGCGAAGCCGCCGGTCGATGGGCTGAGCTTCACCTCGGTGACGGCCTTCCCATCTTTGACGACTTGCTCGAACTCACTGTCTAGTGCGACGCCATTCATCACGTACACCTGATACCCGAGTTCACCTTGGTCGCTGACGTTGATGTCGCCGAGAAAACCGAGGCCGATTTCGTCCCACGCCGCCGTCGTCGGCAGCACCGGCACGCCGCGGTCGATCAGCGAGCGGCGCGGCAAATCCCAGCGGTTGTCGTCGTGATTGAGGTTGAAGCGGCCAAGCGGGACCAGAATGCCGCCGCCGCGGAACTTGAGCCAATCCTCGATGTCGTACTGCATCCACGCCTGTTCCAGCGAAATTTCGGAGTGATTCGTGGCTTCGATTCCCTGCTCGGTGGCCGAGGGGCCGAAGCTCTTCTCGATTTCCAACTTGCGAAAGCGCTCGAACTCCAACTCGACGTAGCTGCGCAAGTGCGGCGCGATGTTGGCGTCGGCGGTCAGCACGAGGCGGCGGAACACGAAGCTCGTCTTCTGATCCTTGAGATCTGAGCCTTCGAAGCGAAACGATCCGTATCCGCCCAGTTTCACCCGGTCGGTCAACTCGCGCAGCGAAGACGCCTCAGTGACCGGCTTGGCTGCTTGCTCCTTTGCGCGCTGCTCCGCTTGGGCCTTTTCCTGTACCTCTTTCTGCCGCTGGAGTTCCTGCTTCATTTGCTCCAGCTCTTGTTCCATGCGCTGGATCTTGTCCGGCAGGTTCTCAGCATGCGCGCCGACGAAACCGCCGCCCCCGCCGATGGCGGCACACACCGCCAAGGTGCCTGCCAGTTTTCTTAGTTTCATTGATGCCCCCTCCTTTCGCTTTGCCTGTCCACGCATTTCCCCAGAAAAAAGCCCGGAAGAGTCGACCTCTCAACCGGGCTCTGGACGCGTTGGTCGCTGGCCGCACGCCCACCAACCGGCAGGCGTCCCGTCTGTCGTTGTACTCAGCGGCTCATCGCCTCGTCATCGTGAACCGTCACCACCACCCATCGATCGCGGACCTGATCCGCAGCAAGCACCACGACGCGTTTGCAGCGCCGGCACTTCAACTCAATACCCTGCACCGTCACCCGCGCCATCAAGCTGCCACAGTGGCAGCGCAGGTCCCATTCACTCGGGCGGCAATTCATCGCTGCCATTACCGAACCACATCTCCACGAGCGGAACACCTACGAACGCACCAAACCCCACCCATTCCGCTAGCCACGACGCCAGTTGCACATACGCCAGCGCGCCGGAGACGTAGCGGATCAGCCAGGGCGACACTAAATCACCCGCCAAACCTACGAACGCCAGCACGATCAAGCCGCGCTTCAGGTTAGGGCTCACCGTCGTGGCGAGAAAGAGATGGGCAAGCACCAGGTACACCATCCCCATGATGAACGAGTGAAAGTGGGTCACTTCGACCAGCTGGCGGAAGGTTTTCGGAAATGTCATCTCACCGCCGCTGTCGCCGCCCCGGTAGTACGCCGCGATCCGGCTCGGCGTCGGGCCGATATGATACGCCTGAAATGCGGCCATGGTCAGCATGCCGACCAGCACCAGCAGCAGGAAGCCGGTGTACACCAGCCGCACGTCCAGCTTCGCCTGCCGGAGCAAATATCCGTTGGACGCAAACGCCCTCATTGCAATGCCTCCGCGGCAAGCGCCATGCGCCGAGGCGTCTTGAAGGCGTGGAACGGGATGGGCCCGGTGCGCCGCACGCCCGTCGGGGTGATGAGCAACGTACCGACGAGCGGAGCGTTCGCCCAATCTGGGCGCCTGCGCCGGTCACCACCCGGCGAGGTGATCAATAACGCCTTCGAAAGCGCTTCCGCATCGGTCGCAGAGGCCGCGACGACAACCGCAGCAGCCGGTGAAGTCAGCGCCTGGCCGCTGCGGGGATCGACAATGTGACCGACACGCCTCGCACCGATGCGCCGCGCGTGACCAAACACGCTGGACACCGACACCGCCTCGTCGCGCAGGGTCAGAGTGCCCACCGCCGTGTCGTCGGCCAGGCCACGCAGCGTCACTGCCCAGCCACCAGCGTCACCCGGCGCCCCGATGGCGTAGAGGCTACTTTCACCGAGATTCACCAAGGCGCGCTCGACGCCGGCGGCACGCAGTCGAGCAACGCACCGGTCCACCGTCCAGCCTTTGGCAATTCCATCGAAATCGAGCAGCACACCGGGCCTTCGCATGAGGGTGGACCCGATCAGGGTCACCGCGCGCGCACCATCGGTCCGTTGCGCCGCATCGACCGACGAACGAGTCGGCCACTCAGCCGATGTCCGCCACAGTTGCGTCAGCACGCCGACGCTGACGTCGAAGGCGCCACCGGTCAACGCCTGCAGGTCGAGGGCGCGGCGCAGCAGTGCCACCATGTCCGCACTGACAACCGTCGGCTGCGGATCGGCGGCCGCCGCGTTCAACTGCGACAGCTCACTGGCGGGGTCAAAGCGCGAAAACCGCTGGTCATCCTGGCGCGCGGCGGCGAAACACTCCCGCATCGCGGCGCGGGCGCGTGTCGGATCGGGATCCTCGGCCGTGATGCGAAAATACGTGCCCATGACGTAGTGCACCTCCGTAACGCTGTTCGCCCACAGTGGGTATGGGGCAATGCAGAGAGCGGCCACCACCACAGCCCGTATCATCCGCCGCCTCGCGCCCCAAACGCCACCCGCGCCAACGCCATCGCCTTCTTTACGGCGCGCCCAGCCGCCTCTACCGAGAGGGTTGCGCCGGCAATGTTCTTGATGTCGGCATACGGCTGCAGAGCGTCGCCCGACGATTTGCCGTGGTACTGCGTCAAGAAGCGCTTGTTTCGCACTTCACCACCGTAGGCCTCCCGGTACGCCATCACGGCCACATCATTGACCTTGTCGTCGGGTTGCACACCCACAACGAAGGTAATGGGCCGGTGTTTGCCGATCTCTTCGACAATGATCGCGTAACCGATCAGAACCCCCCCGTGGAGGGCCCTGAAGGTCACGTACTGATCTTCCCAAACGGATAGTTGCGTCGCACCCAGGACCGCCCGCATCTTCTCTCGCAGTTCCGGAGTGACATTCACCACCTCTCGCACGAAGCTGTCGGCGTCGGGAAATACAGCGGCGGGGGCCTGCGCTTCGCTCAGAAACGTGCCTTCTTGGGCTGAGGCACGGTCGCACAGCACCAATGCCGCAATGGCCGCCGCGGCAACAACGATCGGGCCAATAGAAGAGGCCGGACGGGATCGATGGTAGGTCACAATGAGTGATACGTCCTCGGGGGTGGGCACCCGTTCATTGGCGGCTCCCACCTCCGTTCGCACGGCCGGCCCCCGGCATGTTCACGTCACTTTTCCCCGCCAGCTCTTCAACCCGCACCAACAACCCTTCGAGCCTGTCCCCCACGGCCGCCAGGGAAGGCGACGCCTGGCTGATCCGCATGCTATTGAGTTCCTGCCGGATCCCTTCCATCACCGTTCTCAGGGCACGCAGCTCGGTCGCGGCATCGTCCTCCTTCTCCGCCGCAACCTTCGTCCCGCGCCGCAGCGTCACCACCGTCGCGTACAGCAGGAGTGCAACGAAAATCCCCTGTGCCGCCAGTGACTCCACCGATGGATACATCCCGATCAACGGAAGCGTCGGAACCCAGGCCACGAACGTCGCGCCAATCATCCCCGCATCCTGCAGCTCATGAATGCCTTGACCGGCAAACACCACCGCCATGATATACAAGAACAGGCCGGTCACGAAGAAGAACTGGCGAATGGGGATGTGGATCTCAAAACGGCGGAACAGGAAATACACCAGGAGAAGTGCGATCGCGCCGGCTATGAATCCGAGGGTCACGGTCATGGAAGCCGTTGGCGCGCTGGCATACAGCGCCTGGTAGAAGAGCACGGTCTCAAAGCCCTCCCGATACACGGCTAGAAACGCGGCGCTCCCGAGCGCCAAGCTGCGACCGCCGGTGAGCGCGGTCTCAACGCGGCTTTGAATGTAGCGTTGCCACCGTGCCGCCTCCGACTTGGAGATCAGCCAATAGCTCACCCAGAAGAGGACCACGGCGGCCAGCAGCATCGTCAGGCCTTCGAGCACGTCTGAAGCGGCTGGCTGCAGATGCAGGAGTTCACTCAGGACAAAGGCGGTGACGAAGCTGGCGGCCACACCCAAGGCAACGCCAGCGTAAATGGCGCGCTGCATAGCGAGGTTACGCGTCTTGACCACGTACGCGATCAAGGCGCCGATGACGAGAACGATCTCCAAACCCTCACGCAGGATGATGGTCGCGGACTCGATGAACAGCGCGTACGGACTGGCGTGCGGCTGCAACGCCGTACGCACGGCGGTCAGGTCTTGGTGGATCTCACGTGCCCCCGCTTGCGCTTCCGCGCCATGGCCCGGCGTGCGGAGAATTTGGCGCAGGCGCAGAAAATCCGCCTCGGTGCGCTCCTTCAGGCCAGGCGCGACCCCACCAAGTCGTTGCTCGAGCGGCTCGAACTGCAGGTACGCGTCGGCCACGGCCAGCGGTGCTGGCGCATCGCCGCGGGCATACGCCGCCATGCCGGCATCCAGCAAACGCCCGCATTCCACCAGTGCTGCTTCGGCATCGGTAGGCCGAGATTGCGCCCCATCGGGCACACTGCTTACGGGCGTTGTGAGGGGGCCGAACTCAAGCGTTCCCGTCCTGGTCTTTGGCCCCCCAAGCGACAGCAACCGCAGGAAGGCCACGGCTTTCCACCGCTCGTCCTCGCGCAGCGCGCCTGCGAACGCCGGCATGGGCGAGCCGGCAATGCCGTGAGTTGTGGCAGCAAAGAGTTCGGCATCGGTCTGGCGCGCCATGGCCTGCGGCTGGCTGAGATCGGGCGCGGATTTCATCAGGATGTCCGCAAACGCTCCCCGGCCATCGCCACCGACCCCATGGCAACTGGCGCAGTGCGCCAGGTAGAGGCCCTGGCCTTCGGCGGCACCGGCACTGGTCGATGCGAACGTCCACACGTAGCTCACCAGGTCCCACCGGTCTTGAACCGACAAGACCTCATCCCATGCCGGCATGGCAGTGTTCTTCTTCCCCAGGCTGATGACGTGATAAAAGTCGTACGGCGTCTCGCCACGCATGAATTGCGCCTCGGTGAAATTTGCGGGCGGTGGTTTCAACCAAGCGGCGCTCGGCCCCTTGCCGTCACCGCGTTGACCGTGGCAGGAGGCGCAGTGCTCATCGAACAGCGCCTGGCCGTGAGTCGCGGACGGCGCCTTCGGCGGATAGACCTCTTCGGGAACGCCGCTGACGGCGGCCACGCGCTGGCGCAACTGCGTCAGTTTCGCCGTGAGGTCGTTGGCGGCGGCCCTGTTGGCAATTGCCAGGCTAGCCTCGTCGAAGAGCTGCGTCAGGTCTCCCTCTGGAAGCTGCGCCGCAAGCTTCTGCCAGCGCAGCCGCGCATCCTGCATAAACGCCTGGGCCTCTTCGAGTTCGATCGGCCGCACGGTTGTGCCATCCTGAACTCCTTCGCGGTACTCTTCACCAACGGCAGACAGCAGCGTCAGCACGTGCCGCGCGTCTTCAGGCGACACCGCAGTGGCTCTCGCCGCGGTGGCGGCGTAGGCGCTGCCGACCAGCAGCACCGTGAGGGCGGTCGCGGTACGGAAATGTCGGTAGAGGCTCACAGTCATTGGGTCCGGTACGACGATTTTGAAACTCAATCTCAGTTAGTCCGCCTGCGGCAGCAAGTCAAGTGATCGCAGCCTCCGCTTTTCTTGCGCTGATCTTCACATCGTAGCACAACCGCATCCCGGCGAGCCGAGTTTTGCCCGCGCTTCACCAGGTTGCTATGTTGGCAGTAGTAATGAGCGCCCACACACATCACCAGCTCGATGCCTCGACGATCGGCTGCGCCGTCATCACCGTCAGCGACACTCGCACTCGTGTAACAGACCGAAGCGGCCAGCGCATCCAACAGTTGCTGCTGGAACACGGCCACAGGATCGAGCACTATCAGATCCTCAAGGACGAGCCCGAACTCATCACCGCCGCCATCCGCTCAGCACCACTCAGAGCGGAGGTGGTCATCATCAACGGCGGCACTGGCCTGGCGCGGCGCGACACGACCTTCGAAGCGGTGAGCCAGCTGATCGAGAAGGACATCTCCGGCTTCGGCGAGCTGTTCCGCATGCTGAGCTACGAGGAGATCGGCGCCGCCGCCATGTTGAGCCGCGCCACCGCCGGCGTGGTCGGTAAGCGAATCGTGTTTTCGGTCCCGGGCTCGACCGCCGCCGTAGAGCTGGCGATGACCAAGCTGATTTTACCGGAACTCGGCCACGTTGTTGGTCTGGTTCGCGGATGAGTGTACTCGCATGATGGTTCAACTGCGTTTTTTCGCTTCGTTACGCGAGCGCCTGCGTTGCAGCGAAGCCGAGTATCAATTGCCCGAAGGCGCCACCGTGAACGATCTCTGGAAGGCGCTGTGCGCCCAACATCCACAGCTCAAGGACTTGCGTTCGTCAGTCACATTCGCCGTCAACCGAGAGTACGTGAAAGGGGAGCACGTGCTTTCACCGCATGACGAGGTCGCACTCATTCCACCGGTCAGCGGAGGAACGGATGTATCAGATCGTCTCGCAGCCGATTGACGTCGCGGGGGTGACTGCAGCCGTCGCGGATCCGGGGACAGGCGCAACTGTCACCTTCATCGGCACGACGCGCGATTACAACGAGGACCGTCGCGTGATCCGTCTCGAGTACGAGGCCTATCCCGAGATGGCACTGGCTGAAATGCGCAAGATCGGCGAGGAAGCCAAGCAACGGTGGCCGATCAAGCAGGTTGCCATCGTTCACCGCATCGGCGTCGTGCCTCTCGGCGAAGCCAGCGTCGTCATCGCGGTCTCGGCTGGCCATCGTCACGCCGCCTTTGAAGCCTCTCATTTCGCCATCGACCGCTTGAAGGAAGTCGTCCCCATCTGGAAGAAAGAGCATTTCGACGGCGGCGAGGTCTGGATCGGATCGCAAACAGGCAAACGTTTCGAGTCGGAGTCGGAGAACACCTGATGCCGTGGCTCTTCTTGTTTGTAACCTCGATCGGTGCGTGGTTCACGATCAACGCCTATCGTCCAACCTACGCCTCGGCCCGTGGCGCCACCCTGAGCTTCTTCGCCGGCTGGCTGACGACGGAGCTGGCCCTGCACCAAAT encodes the following:
- a CDS encoding FAD:protein FMN transferase, with the translated sequence MIRAVVVAALCIAPYPLWANSVTEVHYVMGTYFRITAEDPDPTRARAAMRECFAAARQDDQRFSRFDPASELSQLNAAAADPQPTVVSADMVALLRRALDLQALTGGAFDVSVGVLTQLWRTSAEWPTRSSVDAAQRTDGARAVTLIGSTLMRRPGVLLDFDGIAKGWTVDRCVARLRAAGVERALVNLGESSLYAIGAPGDAGGWAVTLRGLADDTAVGTLTLRDEAVSVSSVFGHARRIGARRVGHIVDPRSGQALTSPAAAVVVAASATDAEALSKALLITSPGGDRRRRPDWANAPLVGTLLITPTGVRRTGPIPFHAFKTPRRMALAAEALQ
- a CDS encoding FMN-binding protein is translated as MRTEVGAANERVPTPEDVSLIVTYHRSRPASSIGPIVVAAAAIAALVLCDRASAQEGTFLSEAQAPAAVFPDADSFVREVVNVTPELREKMRAVLGATQLSVWEDQYVTFRALHGGVLIGYAIIVEEIGKHRPITFVVGVQPDDKVNDVAVMAYREAYGGEVRNKRFLTQYHGKSSGDALQPYADIKNIAGATLSVEAAGRAVKKAMALARVAFGARGGG
- a CDS encoding FTR1 family protein; translation: MTVSLYRHFRTATALTVLLVGSAYAATAARATAVSPEDARHVLTLLSAVGEEYREGVQDGTTVRPIELEEAQAFMQDARLRWQKLAAQLPEGDLTQLFDEASLAIANRAAANDLTAKLTQLRQRVAAVSGVPEEVYPPKAPSATHGQALFDEHCASCHGQRGDGKGPSAAWLKPPPANFTEAQFMRGETPYDFYHVISLGKKNTAMPAWDEVLSVQDRWDLVSYVWTFASTSAGAAEGQGLYLAHCASCHGVGGDGRGAFADILMKSAPDLSQPQAMARQTDAELFAATTHGIAGSPMPAFAGALREDERWKAVAFLRLLSLGGPKTRTGTLEFGPLTTPVSSVPDGAQSRPTDAEAALVECGRLLDAGMAAYARGDAPAPLAVADAYLQFEPLEQRLGGVAPGLKERTEADFLRLRQILRTPGHGAEAQAGAREIHQDLTAVRTALQPHASPYALFIESATIILREGLEIVLVIGALIAYVVKTRNLAMQRAIYAGVALGVAASFVTAFVLSELLHLQPAASDVLEGLTMLLAAVVLFWVSYWLISKSEAARWQRYIQSRVETALTGGRSLALGSAAFLAVYREGFETVLFYQALYASAPTASMTVTLGFIAGAIALLLVYFLFRRFEIHIPIRQFFFVTGLFLYIMAVVFAGQGIHELQDAGMIGATFVAWVPTLPLIGMYPSVESLAAQGIFVALLLYATVVTLRRGTKVAAEKEDDAATELRALRTVMEGIRQELNSMRISQASPSLAAVGDRLEGLLVRVEELAGKSDVNMPGAGRANGGGSRQ
- a CDS encoding molybdenum cofactor biosynthesis protein B → MSAHTHHQLDASTIGCAVITVSDTRTRVTDRSGQRIQQLLLEHGHRIEHYQILKDEPELITAAIRSAPLRAEVVIINGGTGLARRDTTFEAVSQLIEKDISGFGELFRMLSYEEIGAAAMLSRATAGVVGKRIVFSVPGSTAAVELAMTKLILPELGHVVGLVRG
- the moaD gene encoding molybdopterin converting factor subunit 1, with product MMVQLRFFASLRERLRCSEAEYQLPEGATVNDLWKALCAQHPQLKDLRSSVTFAVNREYVKGEHVLSPHDEVALIPPVSGGTDVSDRLAAD
- a CDS encoding molybdenum cofactor biosynthesis protein MoaE produces the protein MYQIVSQPIDVAGVTAAVADPGTGATVTFIGTTRDYNEDRRVIRLEYEAYPEMALAEMRKIGEEAKQRWPIKQVAIVHRIGVVPLGEASVVIAVSAGHRHAAFEASHFAIDRLKEVVPIWKKEHFDGGEVWIGSQTGKRFESESENT